The Leclercia sp. S52 genome has a segment encoding these proteins:
- a CDS encoding baseplate assembly protein yields the protein MAAIDLSRLPAPQIVNVPDFESLLAERKAAFVALYPADEQDAVRRTLELESEPISKQLQENTYREILLLQRINEAAQAVMVAYAISGDLDQLAANYNVTRLIVTPADNNAVPPVAAVMESDEALRLRIPAAFEGLSVAGPTAAYEFHAKSADGRVADASATSPAPAEVMLTVLSREGDGTAGADLLAVVERALNSESVRPVADRLMVRSAEIIPYRVDATIFLYPGPEAEPVMAEAKASLQKYIASQTRLGRDIRRSAIYAALHVEGVQRVELASPLDDVVLDKTQAASCTEWSVTNGGTDE from the coding sequence ATGGCAGCAATTGACCTTTCCCGGCTACCCGCGCCGCAGATCGTGAACGTGCCTGATTTTGAATCGCTGCTTGCTGAACGTAAGGCAGCGTTTGTGGCTCTTTATCCGGCGGATGAGCAGGACGCGGTGCGGCGCACGCTTGAGCTGGAATCTGAACCCATCTCCAAACAACTGCAGGAAAACACCTACCGCGAAATCTTGCTGCTACAGCGAATTAACGAGGCCGCGCAGGCGGTCATGGTGGCCTATGCGATAAGTGGCGATCTCGATCAGCTGGCGGCCAACTATAACGTGACGCGCCTGATAGTAACTCCTGCCGACAACAACGCGGTGCCGCCGGTCGCTGCCGTTATGGAAAGTGACGAGGCGCTGCGCCTGCGTATTCCTGCTGCATTCGAAGGTTTGTCCGTTGCGGGTCCGACGGCGGCATATGAGTTTCATGCTAAAAGTGCGGACGGGCGCGTGGCGGACGCCAGCGCAACCAGTCCGGCACCGGCTGAGGTGATGCTTACCGTGCTGAGCCGTGAGGGAGACGGTACGGCAGGGGCGGATCTGCTGGCGGTTGTTGAGCGGGCGCTTAACAGTGAGAGCGTGCGCCCGGTTGCGGATCGCCTGATGGTGCGCAGCGCCGAAATTATCCCGTACCGTGTTGATGCAACGATTTTCCTGTATCCCGGCCCGGAAGCTGAGCCGGTGATGGCTGAGGCTAAAGCCAGCCTGCAGAAGTACATCGCCAGTCAGACGCGGCTGGGGCGTGATATCCGGCGCAGTGCGATTTATGCCGCGCTGCATGTTGAGGGTGTCCAGCGCGTGGAGCTGGCGTCACCGCTGGATGATGTGGTGCTGGATAAGACGCAGGCAGCGTCCTGCACGGAATGGAGCGTAACCAACGGGGGCACGGATGAATAG